The Synechococcus sp. RS9909 genomic interval GCCTGGCATGACCGCACCGTGGTGATCACCTGGGAACACAGCACCATTGCTCGCGAGAAGCTCGAACGCGAACACCCGGGCGAAGCCGTGACCTTCCGCCAGCTGCTGCACCTCGACACCCTCGCGAACGTGCCCAGGAGCTGGGCCGGCAACAACTACGACTACCTCTGGATCGTGGACTATGCCCCGGAGATCTCCGATCAACCCACAGGGTTCAGGCTGCAACGGCAACGGTTTCCAGCTCCGTTCCAGGCCCTGCCCCACAACCTCTGGGGCACCCCACTGCCCGCCGATTACCCAGCGAGCTGTGAACGCAAGGTGAGCAACTGAGATGGGCCAATTCCACACTCCGCCTTCAAGGGCATGGCAGCGATTCGGCATGGTGCTGTGCATGGCCATCGCCGCAGGCAGCATGGCCACGGCTGACGCCGTACCCCGCCGCATCATCCTGGGGCGCCATGGCGAAAAAGCGAATGCCTATGCCCTCTGCAAACAAGGGCAGCAACGCTCCCTGGCCCTGCGCGATCAGTTTCTGGGACGTTCGGCCCGCAGCCAGGCTCTGCTGGAAGGGCAGCAACCGGTCGCCTTCCTGGCGATCACCCCGCACACCCTGGAAACCCTCGCTCCCTCCGCCCGCAGCTGGTCGCTGCCGGTGGTGATGTTCTCCCAGGTGCCCCAACAAGGGGAGTCGACCGCCACGAAGCGACAGCTGCAGCAGCAACGCACCCGCGAAGCGGCCGCCCAAGTGCTCAGCAACCCAACCTGGGCAGGCGGCACCGTGGTGATGGCCTGGGAGCATCGCACCATTGCCAACCAACAACTCGCCGAACGCTTCCCTGATCAGCCAGTGACCCTGCGACAGCTCCTGAACCTGGATCAGCTGCCGGGTGTTCCCGACACCTGGCCCGATGACACCTACGGCTGGATCTGGATCATCGACTACGCCAACGCTCCCTCTCCTATCCCCACGGGCTTCCGGATGGTGCGGGAAGCCTTCGCCACTCCCTACAGCCACCTGAAGGCTCCGGCCTGGGGAACGCCGGTGCCACAGGCTGCCGGCTGCCTGCCCTGAAACTCCGTCAGGTCAACGCACGGCACAAGCCCTCGGTGCCGTGTTCATTCCAGCCGGTGCCGCGCAGGGGAGCAGCGCAAGCGACAGCGACGGCACTACAGAGCAGCAGCAACGGCAAGATCTGCGGATCGCCCTGAAGCGTGAACACAAACAGGGCACAGAACACCGGCGTGCCGCAGGCAGCGGCAAAGAGGGCCGTCGCCCCGACCGCCGCCAGCTGCCCCCGCTCCGCCGTCACCATCCCCCCATGCCAGGCGGCAGTCCAGGCGATCAGCCGCTCCGAGAGGAGCGAGCCGAGGGTCATGGTGTCGTGCATCAGCCCGCCGGGGGCTCCGGCCGCGATGCTCAACCAGGAGGAGAGCGTGCGCCAGAGAACAGTGGTTGGAACTCCGCCCGATCCGCCCGCCAGCGCCGCATCCAGCGACAGCCCACCGTCGTTGAGGCTGAGACCACCACTGCCGAGGGCGATCAGAAGCAGCGCCAGAGCGATCAGCGCTGCACCCCACCAGCGCTGCCGGCGCAGGCCAGCCGCCAACCAGCCGGAGAGCGGAATCAACACCTTCACAAACAGGGCACCGGCCATCGCAGCGATCAGCGTGATCACCAGCGCCAGGCCCCACCACTGAATCGGCACCGCGGCGAACGCCGCCTGACCCCCAGGCGCTGCCTGCGGCAGCACAGCCTGCAGGAGCAGGGTGCCGCTGCCACCGAGGAGCAGCGTGGGCAACACGAGATCGAGCCCCTTCTGCCGGCTCAGTTCCTCCAGGGCATAGGCCGTGCCCAGCAGAGGCGAGCGGAACGCCGCACCGAGTCCGGCACCGCCGCCGATGGCGGCGACAAGGGGAAGCGACAGACCCGCCAGGGGCTGGGCAGCGGGCCAGCGGCGTCGGATCGCCAGAAGCAGCGCCGCGCCGAGGGAAGCCGATGGCGACTCGATCCCCACCGTGAGGCCGCCCAGGTGGGTGAAGAGCATCAAGGGAAGACGCCGCAGCTGGGTGCGCAGGTCGAGGCGATCAAGCAGGGCAGCCTGCTGAGCCGATGGCGCCTGTTGCAGCGCCAGCAAGGGGGGCAAGCCGCCGCCACGGGCTCTGCGCAAGGGTCCCCAGGCCAGCCACACCGTGAGGAAGGAACCGGCGAACACCAGCAAGGCGCCAACACCCCGATTCACAACCGCTCCCCCCACCAGCCCAGGCAACGCCCAGAAGCGCTGCTGCAAGGCGAAACCGAGGGAAGACAGCGCCTGGTAGGGCTGCTCCACCAGGGCCAGGAGAAGACCGAGCAGGAGGAACCAAACCAATCGCAAGGCGGTCATGCCGGTTCGATCTCAGGGGCGCACGCCCCGGGCGAGGAACACACCCACAAAGGCCCAGGCCCTGGGATCGTCCACCAGGGCATCGGCGGCCTCCAATGTGGCGCGGGCCGCTTCGAGTTCCTCTCCCTCAAGCAACAGGCGCTTGAAGCCGAGGGTGATGTCGAGGAATGCCCGCATCCCGAGCTGTCGCGACGTCACCGTCTCCACATGCACGTCGACCGGGTCGTAGCCGCTCTCCTCCAGCAGGCGACCGAGCTGGCGACCGATCAGACGATTGCCACCGCGCCGCTCCTGGGCGCGAGCCGCAGCCGCCGTGAAGCTGGCGAAGCCCTCCGGTTCGGGAACCAACGTCAACCAGCTGTCGTCGATATCAAAAATGCACAGCACACCGCCGGGCTTCAGCAGGGCGCGGATCGCCTCCAGCGCCTGCAACGGCTTCTCGAGGTGCTGGAACAGCAGCCGGGCGTAAATGAAATCAAACTGCCCCTGCTCCAGGGGAGGGGCATACACATCTCCCTGCACAAACCGAATCGACGCCAACCCCGCGGTCGCCGCTTCTTCGCGGGCGGCGGCGAGCAACGCACCGTTGAGATCCATGGCCGTGACCTGCGACTTGGGATGGGCCTGGGCGATCAATCGACTGATCACCCCGGGGCCGCAGGCCAGATCCAGCACCGCCTGGCCATCCGCCAATCCCATCCTCTCGAGCAGCTGCAGTTCAAGCTGGGCCGAACGCTGAGCCTGAAGCTGAAGCCGCTCCAGTTCACCACTCTCATCACCGAGGGCGGTAAAGTCATAGGAGCCGGCGGCGTTGGGGTTGGTCGTCATCGGGGGCATCCCAGCTGAGCTGAAGTAGGCGTTCCGTTGTGCTGGAGAGGCGTTCCGACAGCACCAGCGCCAGGTTACGCAGCACGAGCGCCATGGCATCCGGTTGGGTGCGCAGCGCCTTGTTCAGAAAGGCCTGGGTGAGCACCAACACCCGCGTGTCCGTGGCCGCCACCACATCGGCACTGCGTTGCCTGCGGCCGAGGAAGCCCATCTCACCGAACACATCGCCGGGCTTGAGCACAGCAAGCCCCAGGCGTTGCCCCTGATGCTGCCGACTCACCTCGGCAAAGCCCTCCATCACCACGAACAGATCCTGCCGAGGCTCCCCTTCCGAAACGATGCGATCTCCGGCGGCGCACTGCAGCACGGTGCCGGTTTTCAGCAGACGACGGGACTGCTCATCGCTCAACCCCTGCAGAAGCGGCAGACCCTGCCCGGGCTGACGCAGGGCCTCGCCAGCGAGCTCCCAGAACTGATCGGGATTCACCAGGCGATGGTTCAGCCCCCAATACCTCTGAGACTGCTGATCCAGCCAACGCCCATCGGCCTCTGCATCGACGCATTGGGCCAGCGCCGGATGACGCATCAGGGGAGAACGACTCCGGCGCAGATGGTCGCGATCGCGGAGGGCCAGCAACATCGGCACCTGATAGCCCACACCAGGCCAGGCGATGCCGGCACAGAAGCGGCGATACCCCAGCTGCTCATACAGCTCGATCAAGCCGGGATGGGCATGGCAGAGGTCCAATCGGATGCCCTGCGCAAGGGCATCGGCAAAGCAACGGTTGAACAACAACCCGAGGGAGCCGCCGCCGCGCCAGTCGGCGCGAAGCATGAGCCTGGAGGTGTAAGACAGCGCTTCCAGGGGCGCCTGCTCCAGCAGAGGATCCAGGGCAATCGGGCGCAGGGCCTCCCGGGCTGACGCCAGGGCGGCGAGGCGATTGAAACGCAGCGTGCCGACCAGGGCACCGTCGCCATCGTGGAGCACATACAGGCTGGCACTGGCATCAAAGCGGTCGGTGAGCTCACGGCGCTCATGGTTGGCATCCGGTGGAGACTTGCCCATCTCCTCCACATACACCGCATAGCGAAAGCGATACACCTCCTGCCGCTCGGCCTCCGAGACGGCCAGCGACACAGTGGTGAGCGGATCGGTCAACGCACCATCTCCCGGCGGTCAGCTCTGCCCGGTGCGGGCGATGTCGAGCACATCGGCCATGGAGCGGATCTGCGCCATGGTGCGCTGCAACTGCTCCACACTGCTGATCTCCACCCGCAGATCAATCCGAGCCGGTTTGTCGTAAGCGGTTTTCACCCGGGCATCACTCACGTTGATCGAACCATCGGACAGACGCATGAGGATGTCTTTAAGAATGCCGACGCGGTCGATCACCTCGATGCGCAACTGGGCCGGGAAGCGCAGACCATGGCGAGTCACCGCCGGGTTCCAGCTCACCGGCAGACGACGTTCACTGGGAATCGCCTCCACGTTGGCGCACTCCTGCCGGTGGATGGTGATGCCGTGATTGCCAAGCGCCACCGTGCCCACGATCGCTTCACCCGGCAAGGGGCTGCAACACCCACCGAGCCGGTAGTCGAGTCCCTCCACGCCGAGAATCGGCACCGTGGATCCCTGGGATGGGCGCGGCGACGACGCTTCCGCCTGCTCCACCAAACGACGCGCCACATCCTCATTGCTGAGGGGCTGGGCCGCCGCTGCGGTCTGCAGGCGGATTTCCTCCCGCAGGCGATTGAGCACCTGATGCAGCGTGACCGCGCCAAACCCAAGGGCCGCCAACAGATCATCCGTGCTGTGGAGATTGCAGCGCTCAGCCACCCGCGTCATCGCGTCGCTGTGCAACAAGGCATCGAATCCATTGCGGCCCAGCTCCTTCTCCAGCAGATCCTTGCCCCGCTGGATCGTTTCATCCCGATGGCTGCGCTTGTACCACTGGCGGATGCGGTTGCGAGCGGTGGGTGTGGCAACGAAATTCAGCCAATCGAGGCTGGGATGGGCTGTTTTGCTGGTGAGAATCGTGATGAAGTCGCCGTTTTGCAGAGGGGTCGACAACGGGGAGAGGCGATCGTTGATGCGCACGCCATGGCACTGGTTGCCCACTTCGGAGTGGATGCGATAGGCGAAATCCACGGCCGTTGATCCTTTGCGGAGGCCCACCACATCCCCCTTCGGGGTGAACACGAACACCTCCTCATCGAACAGGTCTTCCTTGATCGAGGCGAGGTAGTCGTTGTGGTCATCAGCGCCACCCTCCTGCTGCCAGTCGACCAGTTGCCGCAACCAGTTGAAGCGTTCGGTGTCACCTCCCGCAGCCGGCGAGCCGCCCTCCTTGTATTTCCAGTGGGCCGCAATGCCGAATTCGGCCACCTGATGCATCTCCAGGGTGCGGATCTGCACTTCAATCGGTCGGTGCCGGCCGATCACAGCCGTGTGCAACGACTGATAGCCATTCGGTTTGGGCAGACCGATGTAGTCCTTGAAGCGTCCGGGAATGGGCCGAAACGTGTCGTGCACCACCGCCAGCGCCCGATAGCAACTCTCCACGTTGGGCGTGAGGATCCGCAGCGCTGCCACGTCGTAGATCTCGTGGAACGCCTTCTGCTGCCGCTGCATCTTGCTCCAGATGCCATAAAGGTGCTTCGGCCTGCCGCTCACCTCGCAGCTGTCGAGCCCCACCGCTGCCAGGCGATCGCTCAGCAGCTTGACGGTGACGCCGAGCCGTTCCTCCCGCTCGCTGCGCTTGGTGGCCACCTCCTGCTGGATCTCGCGGAAGGCATCGGGTTCCAGCAGCTTGAAGGCGAGATCCTCGAGCTCCCACTTGAAGCGACCAATGCCGAGACGGTTGGCCAGGGGGGCGTAGATCTCCCGCGTTTCCCGGGCGATGCGCTGGCGTTTCTCTTCCTTCAGCGCCCCCAGGGTGCGCATGTTGTGCAGCCGATCGGCCAGCTTCACCAGCACCACACGGATGTCGCTGGCCATGGCCAGAAACATCTTGCGCAGGTTCTCGGCCTGGGCTTCCGTGCGATTGGTGAAGTGGAGCCCGCCCAGCTTGGTGACCCCCTCCACCAGCTCCCGCACTTCCGCACCGAAATGACTCTCGAGCTGGGCGGGGGTCAGGTCGGTGTCTTCCACCACATCGTGGAGAAAGCCGGCGGCGATCACCGGCGCACTGGCGCCGATGTCGCGGAGCAGGTCGGCCACCGCCACCGGGTGCACGATGTAAGGGTCACCACTGGCCCGGAACTGGCCCTGATGCAGCTGGAAGGCGAAATCGAACGCAGCCGCCAGCAACGCCTCCGGATCGGTTGGACAGCTGTAGCCCTCACCGGGGGGCACATGGGTGAGGCACTCCCGCAGCCAGTCGGGCAGATCGATGCCGTAATCCTCGATCGTGCGAATCGGATGCACCCGCTGCACAGGCTGGTCGCAGGGCTCTGCAGCACGGACCGCATCGGTCTGGGGCTGTTCCGGCGCAGAGGTGACGTTCAGCATCCAACCCGACGGGGTCAATCCATGGTATTGACTCAGGTGTCCCCGTGCTCCCCCTGATGTCCACCCCGGCGGCAGCGGTGCTGGAGCTGGACCAGCTGCAATTGCGTTACCCAGGCAGCGACCGCTGGACCCTCGATGGGTTGGATCTGCAGCTGGCGCAAGGGGAGCGGCTCGCCCTGGTGGGCCCGTCCGGCTGCGGCAAAAGCACGGTGGCGCGGGCGGTGCTCCAGTTGCTGCCGACGGGCAGCCAATGCCGGGGTGGCCTGCGTCTGCGCGGGCAGGATCCGCGCCAGCTGAGCCGCAGCGCCCTGCGCCGACTGCGCGGCGAGGCGGTGGGCCTGGTGTTTCAGGATCCGATGACACGGCTGAACCCGCTGATGACTGTGGGGCGTCACCTGAGCGACACCCTCAGCGCCCACCGGACGACCTGGCCGGCATCCGCCAAGCGAGAACGGGCGGAACAGTTGCTGGAGGCGGTGGGCATCGGTGCCGAGCGCTTCAGCGCCTACCCGCATGAATTCAGCGGTGGCATGCGGCAGCGTCTGGCGATCGCCCTGGCCATCGCCCTTGATCCGCCGCTGGTGATCGCCGATGAACCCACCACCAGCCTCGATGTGGCCGTGGCGAACCAGGTGATGGGCGTGCTGCAGGGCCTCTGTGCGGAGCGGGGAAGTGCCCTGCTGCTGATCAGCCATGACCTGGCCATGGCCCACCGCTGGTGCGAACGGATGGCAGTGCTGGATCAGGGCCGGGTGGCCGAGCTGAGCAGCAGCCAGGCGGTGCTGACCCAGCCCCACTCCGACGTGGGCCGGCGTCTGGTGGCGGCAGCGCGCCAGCGGGAGGGAGGGGCAACGCCCACAGCTCCAGAGAGTCGACTGCTGCTCCGCGTGGAGAACCTGCGTTGCTGGCACAACCTGGGAGGACCTCCCTGGTCGCCCACCTGGCTGAAAGCGGTGGATGGGGTGAGCTTTGCGCTGCAGGCCGGCGAATCCCTGGGGGTGGTAGGCGGCTCGGGATGTGGCAAAAGCACGCTCTGCCGCGCCCTCATGGGCCTGAACCCGATTCGGGGCGGGCGGGTGTGGCTCAACGGTGAGAATCTGTTGCGCCTGCGAGGGGAGCGGGAACGCGCCGCTCGACGCTCCCTTCAGATGGTGTTTCAAGATCCGCTCGCCTGCCTCAACCCGGCCATGCCGGTGGGGGAAGCGATCGCCGATCCGCTCCTGATCCATCGGCTGGCCAGCACGGCAGCCGCCCGGGAACGGGCCCGGGAGCTGCTGAAGCTGGTGGGCCTGACTCCGGCCGAAGAGTTTCAGAACCGCCGGCCCCGGCAGCTCTCGGGTGGGCAGCAACAACGGGTGGCGATCGCCCGCGCCCTCGCCCTCGAACCGCAGGTGCTGATCTGTGATGAAAGCGTGAGCATGCTCGATGCCGAGATCCAGGCGGAGGTGCTCGGCCTGTTGCGGGCGCTGCAGCAACGGCTGGGTCTGGCGATGATCTTCATCACCCACGACCTGTCGGTGGCCAGTGGCTTCTGCCACCGGGTGATCGTGCTCGACCACGGCCAGATCGTGGAGGAAGGCCCCGGGGATCAGCTGCTGCGCGCACCCGCTGCGGCGATCACCCGAAAGCTGGTGGCGGCGTGTCCGCGATTGCCCACCTGAGCCGATGGGCACCTCCCTGAGACCACTGGGTGACATCGAACGGGCCCGCCGGATCCGAAGACTGATCCATGATCAGGATCTGCTGGTGTGCCTCTACCCCCATCTGTTTGCTGTGAAACAGATGGCCCGGCTGGCGGGCATGCACAGCCCCAAAGAACGGCGGTTCCTCGACTCCAGAGCCGAAGCCATCGGCTACCTGGAGAGCGTCAACACACCCCACTGGTTATTGATCTCCGAACAGCTGAGTGATGGTTCCGGGCTGGAGCTCTTGCGCGACTGCAAGCGTCTGAACAGCAACCATCGCTGCTTGCTTCTCCTCAATCGCCCCAGGAAAGACAGCCTGCGTCTGGCCCGTCAACTGCGGGCGGACGCCTGCATCGATGAGCGCAGTGTGGAGCAACGCTCCGGCGCCCTGATCGCTGCGCTGCAAGCCTTGAAGGACGGTCACCGCTATCTGGATCCGCTCCTGGGGGAGGCGAACGTGATGGAGCCGTCCGATCAGGGAGTGGTCCTCTCGGAGCGACAACTGGAGATCCTGGCGTTGGTGGCCGAAGGCCTCAGTAACCGCGAGATCGCAACCCAACTCCAAATCACAGCGAACACGGTGCGCGATCACCTCAGCGAGATCATGCAACGCCTGGGGGTGGGAAACCGGGCCAGCGCCGTCTCCTCCGCCCTGCGTCTCAGGCTGATTCCCTGAGGGTCGCCTGCAAAAACCCTCCATTTGAAGGATTGAACGATGACGCCATCAGGAGCTGAATGAGTCCATACCCGGTCCAGTCACACCGCCCATGTCGTCCAACCTCCTCAACGTCTCCATCACTGGAGACATCTGGTGGGGTGGCTTTACCGCTGCCCTCACCATCACCAACACCTCAGGCAACCAGCTTGAACGCTGGAGCACCAGCTTTGAGAGTGCTCACGTGATCGACGGCAGCCCCTGGGGAGCCGATCTCGAACGCGAGAGCCTTGCAGATGGCCGCTTCCGTTACACACTGACCGGAGCGGACTGGGGGCAGTCACTGGCGCCCGGCGCATCGGTCACGGTGGGCTTCAACGGCCACCAGGGCGTTCCCCTGGGAGACCGCGGTGAGCTCACGGCCGCGCTCCTCACGGGCGCTGACACCCCAGAAGCCAGCCCCGTGGAGGCCCATGCCTCAACGGAAGCACCCGAGTCAGCCAAGCCCCATGACGACACTCCGCACACCATGGATCACTCCCATGGCTCCCAAAACGGCTACGAGCTGATCACGGCCTTCGGGGCCTCCAATGGCAGCATGCACACCACCCATGAGGAACTCAGGGATGGGCGCACACCCATCACAACCGAAGCCCTGGTTGCTTACAACCATTTACGGACCTTCATGGGCCTGGAAACCGTTGACCTCGAGACGGTCGGCCGCTGGGCCTTTGCTCATCAGCTCACCAACAACAGCCAGGCCTGGGGAGATGAGCTGAAGGGTGTAGGTCTCTGGTATGCCATGCAGGGCAGCAAGGTGGGCTGGATCGCTGACCAGCACTACGCCCCAGAGCTGATCGCCAGCTTGCAACGCACAGCCCGGCTCGGCAGGGCCGACGAGGTGATCGCCCTGGCGCGAAACGTCGACCAGGACGGCTTCATCGAGCATCTGGAGGCCAACAACGGCATCGATGCCTTCATCAACACCCTGAAAATGGAACCCCATTTCGGAGGTTGGATGCATGATCGCGCCCATGGCTGGCTGCCGATTCCGGGCGGAGCGATCGCCCATGACATCAACCACCTGACCATCCTGAGCCATGACCAAACGCAGGCCTTCATGAACGACACCTTCGATTGGCCCCAATGGCCAGCCCTGGAGGTGGAAGCAGCTGTGGTGATCGACTACTTCCAGAGCATGGTGAGCCTGGGCGACCCCCTTGGCAGCGATGTCGACTGGCTGGCAACCCGTGAGGATGCAACGGTGCCCGACGCGACATCCACGGATCCGATCACGGGAACAACGACGCCATTAGCCGTCGCGATCGACGGAGACATCTGGTGGGGGGGCTTCACCGCCGAAATCACCCTCACAAATACGGGTTCGGAAGCACTGGACGACTGGAGCCTGAGCTTCATCAGTCCCCACCGCATCGCAAACGAGGCCTGGGGGGCGACCGTCAGCAGGGAAGCCCTGGGCGATGGGGAGTATCGCTACGTGCTCACAGGGGACGCCTGGGGATCATCGATTGGAAGCCAGCAGTCGCTGACCGTCGGTTTCAACGGCTTACAGGGTATGGATCTTGGCGTGAGTGGAGCTCTCAGCCTCGACACGCTGATGGTCGGAGACAGTCTTCTCACCCTCACCTGACGCAGACCCTCATCACCGGAGAGAATCGACGCCAACGGCATCCCCCCGGCGCCATGGCTGGAGTCTCACTGCGGAGACGACACAGGCTCATAACAGCCTGCAGCACATTCTCTCTCTGCCTCTGCAGCGCCTTCGGCCACGGTCTTCACGCCGCTGAACCCAGCCTCAATCCACCAGCCCCGGTGGATGTGATCTGGTTTCCGAATCCGCCCTATGCCGTCGATGCCCAGGGCGTGCCTTCAGGCCTTGAAATTGACCTGTGGCGCATGATTGCTGAAACCCGTCAGATTCCTTACCGAATCAGACGAGCGGAAAGCTTCGAGTCTTTGATTGAGCAGATCAGCAGCGGCGAAGCCGACCTGGCCATTTCAGGCGTGCTGATCAACGAGAATCGCAGCAAAATATTTCAATTCTCATTCCCAACGGCCAGCAGCAACCTGAAGCTCTACAAACTTGAGAAAAAAAAGCCTACCGCAATCAAACTCCTCCGCATCATCCTATCCAGAGAGGTGCTGCTGATCTTCATAGGCCTCATCCTGATTGCCTGCCTGTTTGCAATTCCCGTCTGGCTACTGGAACGCCACCGCCAAGACTTTTCAAGCCTCAGGAAACGGCATCAGCTGATCTTCATCCTGCAGAAAACGCTCCTCCTCTCCACCGATCACACCAAGCGCTCCAAAAGCCGCATTATTTCCATTGGCTCACTGTTTGCGCGCGTCCTTCTCACCGCCTACTTCGCCTCCTATGTTCTCAAACTATCCAATGAAGCCTCCACAAGCAAAGAGGCCAAAACGGAAAGCACCGTGCAAGCCGAAATTCAACAGCAGTCATCCTTCGCCACCATTCCGGGCTATATCCAGACGTCAATCCTGAAAAGCAACGGAGCCAAGACCGTTGCTTGCAACATTGCCAGCGCCTGTGTGGCCCTGCTTCAACAAGGTCGGGTCGACGCCATTCTGGATGACGAACAAACGATCCAGGCCACCTTGGACACGATGCCCGCATCACCCAAAGTGTCAGCCGCTTCCGGGGCGCTCATGCCGTTGTTCATGGCCTTTGCGTTTTCCAATCGCTTCAGCCAAGACCCGCGTGCTCAAGCGATCAATATCGGCATCTCCCGCAGTTACTACGACGGCTCCTACAGCAAACTCAAACAACATTGGATGACCCCCTAACGCCGCCGAAGCACCGCAAGCAGCTTCTCCATGACCGGCGGAAGCGGGGCTTCAAACAGCAGCCGCTCGCGCGTGATCGGATGGTCCAGCCCTAACTGGAACGCATGCAACGCCTGCCCGGGCAACTCAACGGGAAGCTTGCGGCAGCGGCTGTAGGTGGGGTCGCCCACCACCGGGTGGTTCATGTGGGCGCAATGCACCCGAATCTGGTGGGTGCGGCCGGTGTCGAGCTTGAAACGCAACAGCGAATAATCAGCCAACCGCTCCTGCAGGCTCCAGTGGGTGCAGGCATAACGCCCGTTTTCGCCACTCACCACCGCATATTTCTTGCGATCGGCCGGATGGCGACCGATCGCGCCCACGATCGTGCCACTGTCGCCCCGCGGCACCCCATGCACCACCGCCAGATACTCCCTTGAGGCAATCCGCTTCTGAATCTGCAACTGCAGTTTCACCAGCGCCTCCTGGCTTTTGGCGATCACGATGCAACCGGTGGTGTCTTTGTCGAGCCGATGCACGATCCCCGGCCGCAACTTGCCGCTGATGCCGGGCAGGTCGGGGCAGTGATGCAGCAGGCCATTCACCAGGGTTCCATCTTTGTTGCCCGGTGCCGGATGCACCGTGAGCCCCGCCGGTTTGTTGATCACGATCAGGTGCTCGTCTTCAAACAGCACATCGAGATCCATCGGCTCCGGCTTCAGGTAGGGCAGCGGCTCCGGTGGTGGCATCCACAACTGCACCGCATCGCCTTGGCGCAGGGGGGTCTTCGCCTTGCCCGTTTTGCCATTCACCCTCACGAAGCCGGCATCGATGAATT includes:
- a CDS encoding histidine phosphatase family protein yields the protein MAIAAGSMATADAVPRRIILGRHGEKANAYALCKQGQQRSLALRDQFLGRSARSQALLEGQQPVAFLAITPHTLETLAPSARSWSLPVVMFSQVPQQGESTATKRQLQQQRTREAAAQVLSNPTWAGGTVVMAWEHRTIANQQLAERFPDQPVTLRQLLNLDQLPGVPDTWPDDTYGWIWIIDYANAPSPIPTGFRMVREAFATPYSHLKAPAWGTPVPQAAGCLP
- a CDS encoding chloride channel protein, whose translation is MTALRLVWFLLLGLLLALVEQPYQALSSLGFALQQRFWALPGLVGGAVVNRGVGALLVFAGSFLTVWLAWGPLRRARGGGLPPLLALQQAPSAQQAALLDRLDLRTQLRRLPLMLFTHLGGLTVGIESPSASLGAALLLAIRRRWPAAQPLAGLSLPLVAAIGGGAGLGAAFRSPLLGTAYALEELSRQKGLDLVLPTLLLGGSGTLLLQAVLPQAAPGGQAAFAAVPIQWWGLALVITLIAAMAGALFVKVLIPLSGWLAAGLRRQRWWGAALIALALLLIALGSGGLSLNDGGLSLDAALAGGSGGVPTTVLWRTLSSWLSIAAGAPGGLMHDTMTLGSLLSERLIAWTAAWHGGMVTAERGQLAAVGATALFAAACGTPVFCALFVFTLQGDPQILPLLLLCSAVAVACAAPLRGTGWNEHGTEGLCRALT
- a CDS encoding class I SAM-dependent methyltransferase, giving the protein MTTNPNAAGSYDFTALGDESGELERLQLQAQRSAQLELQLLERMGLADGQAVLDLACGPGVISRLIAQAHPKSQVTAMDLNGALLAAAREEAATAGLASIRFVQGDVYAPPLEQGQFDFIYARLLFQHLEKPLQALEAIRALLKPGGVLCIFDIDDSWLTLVPEPEGFASFTAAAARAQERRGGNRLIGRQLGRLLEESGYDPVDVHVETVTSRQLGMRAFLDITLGFKRLLLEGEELEAARATLEAADALVDDPRAWAFVGVFLARGVRP
- a CDS encoding cyclic nucleotide-binding domain-containing protein — its product is MTDPLTTVSLAVSEAERQEVYRFRYAVYVEEMGKSPPDANHERRELTDRFDASASLYVLHDGDGALVGTLRFNRLAALASAREALRPIALDPLLEQAPLEALSYTSRLMLRADWRGGGSLGLLFNRCFADALAQGIRLDLCHAHPGLIELYEQLGYRRFCAGIAWPGVGYQVPMLLALRDRDHLRRSRSPLMRHPALAQCVDAEADGRWLDQQSQRYWGLNHRLVNPDQFWELAGEALRQPGQGLPLLQGLSDEQSRRLLKTGTVLQCAAGDRIVSEGEPRQDLFVVMEGFAEVSRQHQGQRLGLAVLKPGDVFGEMGFLGRRQRSADVVAATDTRVLVLTQAFLNKALRTQPDAMALVLRNLALVLSERLSSTTERLLQLSWDAPDDDQPQRRRLL
- a CDS encoding bifunctional (p)ppGpp synthetase/guanosine-3',5'-bis(diphosphate) 3'-pyrophosphohydrolase, giving the protein MLNVTSAPEQPQTDAVRAAEPCDQPVQRVHPIRTIEDYGIDLPDWLRECLTHVPPGEGYSCPTDPEALLAAAFDFAFQLHQGQFRASGDPYIVHPVAVADLLRDIGASAPVIAAGFLHDVVEDTDLTPAQLESHFGAEVRELVEGVTKLGGLHFTNRTEAQAENLRKMFLAMASDIRVVLVKLADRLHNMRTLGALKEEKRQRIARETREIYAPLANRLGIGRFKWELEDLAFKLLEPDAFREIQQEVATKRSEREERLGVTVKLLSDRLAAVGLDSCEVSGRPKHLYGIWSKMQRQQKAFHEIYDVAALRILTPNVESCYRALAVVHDTFRPIPGRFKDYIGLPKPNGYQSLHTAVIGRHRPIEVQIRTLEMHQVAEFGIAAHWKYKEGGSPAAGGDTERFNWLRQLVDWQQEGGADDHNDYLASIKEDLFDEEVFVFTPKGDVVGLRKGSTAVDFAYRIHSEVGNQCHGVRINDRLSPLSTPLQNGDFITILTSKTAHPSLDWLNFVATPTARNRIRQWYKRSHRDETIQRGKDLLEKELGRNGFDALLHSDAMTRVAERCNLHSTDDLLAALGFGAVTLHQVLNRLREEIRLQTAAAAQPLSNEDVARRLVEQAEASSPRPSQGSTVPILGVEGLDYRLGGCCSPLPGEAIVGTVALGNHGITIHRQECANVEAIPSERRLPVSWNPAVTRHGLRFPAQLRIEVIDRVGILKDILMRLSDGSINVSDARVKTAYDKPARIDLRVEISSVEQLQRTMAQIRSMADVLDIARTGQS
- a CDS encoding ABC transporter ATP-binding protein, yielding MSTPAAAVLELDQLQLRYPGSDRWTLDGLDLQLAQGERLALVGPSGCGKSTVARAVLQLLPTGSQCRGGLRLRGQDPRQLSRSALRRLRGEAVGLVFQDPMTRLNPLMTVGRHLSDTLSAHRTTWPASAKRERAEQLLEAVGIGAERFSAYPHEFSGGMRQRLAIALAIALDPPLVIADEPTTSLDVAVANQVMGVLQGLCAERGSALLLISHDLAMAHRWCERMAVLDQGRVAELSSSQAVLTQPHSDVGRRLVAAARQREGGATPTAPESRLLLRVENLRCWHNLGGPPWSPTWLKAVDGVSFALQAGESLGVVGGSGCGKSTLCRALMGLNPIRGGRVWLNGENLLRLRGERERAARRSLQMVFQDPLACLNPAMPVGEAIADPLLIHRLASTAAARERARELLKLVGLTPAEEFQNRRPRQLSGGQQQRVAIARALALEPQVLICDESVSMLDAEIQAEVLGLLRALQQRLGLAMIFITHDLSVASGFCHRVIVLDHGQIVEEGPGDQLLRAPAAAITRKLVAACPRLPT
- a CDS encoding response regulator transcription factor, with translation MGTSLRPLGDIERARRIRRLIHDQDLLVCLYPHLFAVKQMARLAGMHSPKERRFLDSRAEAIGYLESVNTPHWLLISEQLSDGSGLELLRDCKRLNSNHRCLLLLNRPRKDSLRLARQLRADACIDERSVEQRSGALIAALQALKDGHRYLDPLLGEANVMEPSDQGVVLSERQLEILALVAEGLSNREIATQLQITANTVRDHLSEIMQRLGVGNRASAVSSALRLRLIP